One endosymbiont 'TC1' of Trimyema compressum genomic window, GGGTAATAGTAACACCTCTCATAACCCCTGTTACCGCTCTTAATAATTTAGCTGCTTTTACTATTAAATTATCCTCACCATAGGATAAATCATCTCTATTACCGCTTAACGCAATATTTAAATCTGAACGAGATTCAAAAGTTAAAGTGTCGTGAAGCGCAATACTCTGCATAATGCTATTTAAAGGATGAAGCCCCCTATTATTAAGTGGCTCAACTTCTAATGTTAAATTAATTTTCCCATAGGCTTTTTTAACAATTTTCATTTTCCTTTTCTCCTTAACTATAAATAGGCGCTATTATCCTCAACAACCCACTTTTTACTTTCTTTTTCAATATAATACTTATTGCTTAATATATCATTATTTAATATTTCAAAATTTTTACTAAACTGGTTAAAGGTGTCAGAATTTTTTTCAAAAATTTGCTTATCCTTAATTAGATAGGTAGGGGTAAATGCTTCTATATTCTCTTTCTTTCTTACTTGGTTAAGATAGTGAAAATAATTTGGCATATTAAATTCTCCAGAAGTCATTAAGGCCTCAGGCAATAGTGTTAAATCAATAGATTCTATTTGCTCTTTCTCTACAGAGCCCTTTGTATAATTATCCCAAATAAATGCAGAGCCTTTGTTCATTTTTATTTTCTTTTCAAGAGAATCTTCGGCGCCAACATATCCCAATGTTTCATATAGTTTATTATCTTTCCCTAATACAGGTAATTTCTCACTATAAAAAACTATCATTGTGCGCCTCTTAGTTTTCCCTACCATATCAAATATTTCTTTAACTGAAGCATCTAATTTTTTCAAATCTTCTAAGTACTCATTTATTATATCTTCGTCTGTTCCTGTTGTATAACTAGATTTAGTACCTTCAAGATGAGTAAAAATAAATTGAGGTTTATCAGAACTCTTATTTATAGTATTGCCAATTTCCTTAATTATTAAACTATCTGTAATCGGAATATCTTTATTTTTTTTAGTTAAATCTTCTAAATCCGTAAAGGAATTAAAACCTAAATTTTGGTAAAAAGTTTCTCTTTTATTATCCGTACCTTTTATGCCCATAATACTATGGCTCTCATAGCCATTATTTCTAAAGATACTCGCCAAGCTCATTATAGGTTCCTTTACAAAGATTCCTTTGATTTGCCCACGATAAGGGTATTTTTCTACAGATAATCCTGTTAAAGCTTCATATTCTCCATTTAGATTACTCTGCCCCATATCTGTAATATCTACTGCATAGCCCTGTCCTTCGCTTATCAGCTTTCTGTAATTTGTTAGAGGATCCTCAATATCATTATTCGTCCCAAGTGTTGAGTCCCAAAAGTTAGAGAGCTGTATCATTACAACATTAGGTTGTAAATCACTTTTCTTTTCCTGACTCTTTGCTTTACCATTAAAAACTTTTGCCACCTCTTCTTGAGTCGGTGGTTTCACACCATTTTCTAAATAAAAACGATCATTAAAATAAATGGCCGTTCCTAATGTTTCTACAGATAAAACTTTTCCATTAGTAAGGAGTATCTGAGACATTATTAATTGAATGAATACTGCAAAAACCAACCCAACAATAACACCGCTACTAACTCTTTTCTTCCAGCCTATATCAAATGAATGCATTAAGAAAATTAATCCATATAATACAATCAATGCAAAAATCAAAATTAAAATAAAAGGAACCATAATATCAGAATTTAATTGCCCAAATAAATTTTCTTCTCTAAACACTTCAATATCTGATAGGGTAATTCCTGTTCCTAGAATTGCAAATTTAATATGACTAACTAAAGCTAGAAAAAAGGCTACTACATTCAAAATAGTATAACTAATCCATTTATTGCCAATTATCCCCCATAAAAAATAACCAATTAATGCCACTATAATTACATTAAGCAAATAATAAAATGGCTCTCCAAAAACAAATGAAAAAGCCCACATAATATTGCCTCTTGTTAATGCCTCAATAAAAAATATTAACAAAAACGGATAAAGAATCCAAGGTAATACCGAATACCACCTAGGTGGTTTGAAAACTATACTTCCTCCTTTTTTATTAACAGTTGTTTTCTTAACATAGCCCATTTTTTTACTCATATTACAAAATCCCCCTTGTTTCTCCCTCTTTTTATTATACTAGCAATAATCAAAAAAAACAGTCATAAGCCTTAAAACATAACTATATGCGATAAAAACACCTCTTATAAAAAAGGTGTTTTTTAACTATTTGCTTTTTCGCCAACTGCTTTCAACACTTTTTTCCAATGTCGCTGGTATTTCTCGTATATAAATTCCGATAGCATCAGCAATACCATTTATAATAGCTGGAGCAGCACAAGACAAGCAGTAGGTTCACCAAGCCCTTTAGCGCCAAAAGGACCAAAGGGACCAGGTTCTTCAATGACAACTGTTTTAAGCTCTGGAATATCCATCGCTGTAGGAATCAGATAACTATCAAAATTCAAATTTTTAATTGTTCCCTTTCTAGTTTCAATATCTTCAAACAAACCATAACCTAAGTCCATTACTAAACCACCATTAATTTGGCCAATTACTTCTTCTTTATCAAAAGCATGACCAACATCATTAGCCTGGCTTATATCTACTACTGTTTTCTGACCTGTTCCTAAGTCAACTTCAACTTCAGCTATACAAGCACCATACACATAGCAAAGATATGCATCCCCATTCCCTTTTACTGGATCCTATACTAAATCATCAACTGTAAACCAGCCATTTTTTGGACATATACTAAAAAAGTAGACAGGAAAAAGTGAAACATGTTTTAAATAAGTAGACACATAAGAAAGGATAAAATTATGAATAATTACAAGAAATACGATGAAGAATTTAAAAAAAGTATTGTTAATTTACACCAAAACGGTAAAACTCAATCCCAACTTTCTAAAGAATATGGTGTCTCCATGTCTGCTTTACACAAGTGGATTAAACTTTATTCTCAGGTTAGAATTGATGATGATACTATTCTAACCGCTAAGCAGATTAAGGATCTTCAAAAGCGTAATGCTCGACTCTAGGAGGAAAATATCATTTTAAAAAAAGCAATTGCCATATTCACGCCTCACTCAGACAAAGATTAATGGCTGTTCATACCCTTCGTTTTCAGCACGCTATCTCTTTTCTTTGTCATGTCCTTAAAGTGAACCGCAGCTCCTATTACAAATACTTTTCGGAAAAACTTTCTCCTAGAACTATTGAGAATTAAAAACTCCGTCAGCTTATTCTCGGAGATTTGTCATCTTACTAAGAGACGTATTGGCCCATCTAAGATTAAGGCTCTTCTTTCCTATGACTATGGCATCAACATCAGTATTGGTAGAGCGAGCCGCCTGATGACTGACATGAATCTTCCTAAAATGCCTACTATCAAACTTCGGTTTATTCATCCGAGGTCTATTCCCAATTTTGATTGCCCTAACTACCTAAATCAAAATTTTAATGTTCCTCAGCCCAATCAAGTCTGGGCTAGTGACATTACCTATATTAATTTAAATGCCTCTTTTGCTTATCTCTGTGTTATTATGGATTTATTTTCTCGTAAAATTATTGCTTGGAAGCTCTCTCTTAAAATTGATACTTCTCTTGTTAAGGATACTTTTATCAAAGCCTTTTATTCTCAAAAACCTTCTACTTCTCTTATTTTTCATTCTGACAGAGGTTCCCAATATACTTCTTTTATCTTTAGAAAGCTCCTTGATTCTTTTGGTATCATTCAATCTTTTTCTAAGCTTTCTCATCCTTGGGACAATGCTGTCGTTGAGTCCTTTTTAAATATATGAAAAAAGAAGAAATTCTTCGTAGGTCTTTTTCTTCCTTTGCTCAAATTAAGCTTTCCTGCTTTGAACACATTGAGGGCTTCTACAACCCCCTATACGTCCCCACTCTGCTAATAACATTCTTTCTCCTAATTCCAAAGAAGACTATTTTTTCACTTCTATTAAAACTTAATTTCACTTTTTCTATCTACTCTATTGACATTCTTCCAAGCCTATCAGGCAGACTTGTTAGTTGATTATCCTTAAACGTTTTAAATTATTTAGGTTCCCTATACCTAATGGTAGACTTGTTAAGTTTTTGTATTTTAAATATAATCTTTTTAAATTAGTAAATGCATCTATACCAGTAATATCTGTTAGTTCATTATATTCTAACTGAAGTTCTTCACAACTTAACACATTGTTATCCATCTTATCATTAACACTTTTTCCAAACTTTTTTTGCAACTACCTCCGCTGTATAGGTGTTGGGAAATTGCTGAGCAAAAGTAACTTCATCTTTATCAGAAATATCCTCGTTAGTTTGATTACTTGCACTTTCTACTGGTTGATTGACAATGGCTAGGTCTCCAACTTTACCGAACTTGGCTTCTTCTACAATAACATTAGGATTTTCCGATTGAACAGATGTAAGCTTTTCCTGAAAATCACTAGATTCTTTCGCTTTTATAGAATGGTTTCCAGTAAAACTTACGATAGTAAATAGTAACGCTATTATCAACAGGCATATAATAGCCTTTTGAACATGCCTAAAGTTTGATTTTCCATGACTAAACCTTCTTCCTTATAAAATATTTTTTTATGCCTTTATTATAATATAATAATATATATTTATTTGTCAATATTGAAAAAACGAACTCAAAAACCACTTCTGCTCTATACTTCTAACACTAATATTCACCATTTTTATTCTTTCATATACTCTAGCAATTATTAGTCGCTACATTCCTAGAATTACATTTCTATAACAATCTAAGAAATTATAAAAAACAGCTAAAAAATGTTAATATATGTATTGTATAATTGCTAATTGTATGATATATTTTTATTGTAATATTTTTCATATTTTTGTATCCTCCACCATAAAAAAGCCAATCCATTAAGGATTGGCTTTTTTATTATTCACATAAATATTAAAATAACATAAATTTTCATAATACGCATGATGTAGCAAAGCGCCCTAAACACTATGTTTAAAGTTTTCTATCATTACATAATTTTCAATAAAAAAAGGTGAATTGGGTAGTATTAATTAACACCAAATAATAGCGTATTCTGTATTTTTTGTAAATAGTTTTATTTAATCATCTTTATAATATCGTATTATTATTCTTTTATTAAAATCACAGTTTTCGCCACGCCCATCTGCGACTGTATTCTAACCACAAAATATACTACATATTCTTTTTTAATTATCTGATTTTCTGGAGCAATTCCATTACTACCAATTAAATCAAAAGAAACTGTGTAAAAGAGTTCTAAATAATTCAATGCCTATGTTAGAGTTTCTGAAAAGTCAGTACTTGGACTACCTATTGTTGTATTAAATGCAAAATTAACAGAAACTATATCGTTTATCATATCATTCCCACTAATTGTATAGTTTCCTATCCATTATTAGGTTGTGTAGATTTAAGCTTTTATAATTAGTTTAATTACCAATATTTTCTGTTAGACTTGTTAGTTGGTTGCTGTATGAGTATTAGAAAATGGTTGTGCAAAATTGACTTTACCTTTAGTAGTAGTTTCTTCAGCATTTAATAACTGAGATGAAATAAAGATTAAACTAATACATAAAATAATTAGACTTTGACCTTTCATTATTTGATATCTTTTTATGTTCTTTATTATATGTTAAAAAGTATAATCCACACAATAACAATTTCATAAATAAAAACCCTTCAACCACATTGGTTAAGGGATTTTAAAATGGCGTGCCTTGAGGGATTCGAACCCCCGACCTTCTGATCCGTAGTCAGACACTCTATCCAGCTGAGCTAAAGGCACATATGGCGGAGAAAGAGGGATTTGAACCCTCGATACAGTTTAACACCGTATACTCGCTTAGCAGGCGAGCGCCTTAAGCCACTCGGCCATTTCTCCACATTTATACTTAAATGAGCTGGCGGAGAGGGTGGGATTCGAACCCACGGCCCCTTGCGGAGTCACTGGTTTTCAAGACCAGCTCCTTAAGCCACTCGGACACCTCTCCAAACTTATCAAGCAAAAAAAATTATAACATGAATAGACCTTAATGTCAATTCATTAGACAATTAAAAAACTCTGAAAGAAGGGAGTTTATTCAACAACCTTCTTTCAGAGTTTTAAAATGTAAATAATGTTATTATTTCTCTCTTTAACGGTTTTCTCTACATCTTCAATAACTTTCTGATAACCTGTGAAACGACATAGATTTCCTGACAATCCTCGACGTATTTCCTCCCGACTTGGGGACAGGATTACCCTCTAAGAAAAAAGTGGCTGAAAGCACTAATCCCGGGGTGCAAAAACCACATTGGATAGCCCCAGTTTCTACAAAGTTTTTTTGCAAATCAGAAAGACTTCCATCAGCTTTTTGAATACCTTCAATAGTGGTAATTTTTTTACCATCAGCCCAAATAGCCAAATAAATACAGGAGTCTAAAACACTACCATTTACAATAACTGAACAGGCACCACATTCCCCTACACCACAACCTTGTTTAGCGCCAGTTAATTCTAATTTATTTCTAAGCATTTCTAATAAAGACATTTTAGTATCAATAGTAATTATCTGTTCAATACCATTAATGGTACAAGTAATTGTCTTATTCATAGCATTCACCCACCTAGCGCTATTTCCAACCCCCTAACAGGTAAAGCCCTAATTAATTGTTCTCTAAAGGCTTTTGAAGCTCTCCATGAATCTCTAGCATTAGTACTTTCAAGGCATTTTTCTCCAATAGCAATTAAATTTTCTTCATTAATCTTTTTATTTTTACCAAAATTTTCAGCTTCTTTTGCTCTTAAAGGAGTTGGACCTGCTACACCAAAAGCAATTTTCAAATCTTCAATTAAACCTTCTTTTTCCTTAACTAAAACACTGCAACCTAAGGTTGCAATATCCATTGCTTTTCTTTGACTAAATTTAATATAACGTCCATTATAACCTTTATAGTTTTTTTCTTCTATAACAAATCCTTTAAGAATTTCACCTTTTTTTAAATCAACTTGACCAGGGCCTTTATAGAAATCATTAATAGAGACATCTCGTTCTCCTGATGGACCAACTAATTTAAGAATAGCATCAAAAACACATAGAGTTGAAGCCATATCTGCTGAAGTAGCACCATTACAAATATTACCACCAATAGTTCCAGCGTTCCTCAATTGGAGGACCGCCTACCGTGCCACAAGCAGTGCTTAGACTGGCTAAATGGCGTCTCACCACTGGGATATGGGTATCAACTTCTTTAAAAGTTGCTGTGGCCCCTATAAAGATATCTCCATTATTTTCTCTCTTAATTGCTTTAAGTTCTGGTATCCTCATAATGCCTACCCAGTCCTTATCCACATATCCTTCTTTCCTCTCTCTGCTTTTAATGAGGACATCTGTGCCACCAGCAATTATTTGTCCATTAGCTTCACTGGCAGCAGCAATAGCTTCTTCCAAAGTTTGTGCCTCTAAATAGCTTTTCATCTGATACATGTCTTCTCCTCCTAACTTCTAGCCTCTCTTTAAGGCTTCAACTACTTTTTGTGGGTGAATCGGTAGGCTATTCAATTCCACACCAATGGCATAAACAACTGCATTTCTAATTGCAGGTGCTGGACCACATGCAGGGGGCTCTCCTAATGCTTTGTTACCAAAAGAACTGATTGGATCATTTTTTTCAACAAAAGCACACTGTAAATCTGGCATATCCATAAAAGTTGGCATCTTATAATCTAAAAGATTATTGTTTAAAGGTTTGCCTGTTTTAGCATCATACTTTAATTCTTCAGCTAATCCATAGGCAATCCCCATACTCATCCCTCCATGAACTTGCCCCTCTGCTAATAATGGGTTAATAATTGTTCCTGCATCATGAACATTCATAATATCTACTATGTTAACCTTTCCTGTTCCCACATCAACTTCTACTTCAGCAAACGTAGCACACGCTGCATAGGAGTTTGTTAGACAGGTATAAGAGACATCGGCTGTTAAGCATGAGCCTTTGTGAATATCATAATAAGTTTTTAAAGCTAATTCTCCTAAGCTTTCAATAATAGCTCCACTATTTTTATAAACAATATTACCATCAACAATATCAATCATATGAGGGTCAATTTTAGGATAAAATACTTTAATAGCTTCTTTAATCTTTACCTTTAACTCTTTGGCACCCTTTCGAATAGCTAATCCCGTTACATAAGTTTGCCTTGACGCAAAAGATCCAGGATCAAAAGGCGCAATATCAGTGTCAGTTGTTTTATCAACAATAATCCACTCAAAAGGTACCCCAATAATCTCAGCCCCGTCATTTGGGCTAAAACAGTGTCGGAACCCTGACCAATTTCTGTAGCACCTAACATTAATTTTATACTGCCATCTTGATTTAAAATTAAGCGACAACCTGCAATTTCAATGCCTGGTGCCCCTGGCCTTGTATTAGAACCATAACAGACAGTAGATAAACCTATACCACGTTTTACTCTAGCAGTTTCTTTTTCCTTTAGGGTTCTTTTTCTCTCATCCCAATTAAATGCTTCTTTGCCTTTTTCAATACATTCTGTTAAACCATTGGTGAAATGCTCAATTTGATTATAATAAGCAACATCACATTCCTTAACAACATTTTTCAATTGAAATTCAATAGGATCCATTCCTAACTTTCTAGCTATTTTATCAGTCATTGCCCCTACTGCAAAAGCAATTTGCGGAGTCCCATAACCTCGCATAGCGCCACCAGTTGCTGTATTCGTATAAACTGTTGTACTATGAGCTCTATAGTTTTCCATATTATATAAAATATGAATATTTTCTTCTCCCACAAATGTAACAGAATGACCATGAGAAGCATAGGCTCCACCTTGAGAAATAATCCTTGTTTCAATAGCATTAATAAGACCTTCCTTTGTTACACCCATTTTCAACTTACAATAAAAAGCATGGCGGGTGCGGGTCCAACTGAAAACTTCTTCTCTAGTTAAAGTAATCATTACTGGTCTACCCCCAACAGCCATAGACATAGCAACTGTTAAAGGTTCAATAACAACATCTTGTTTGTTACCAAAACCACCACCAATAAATGGCTTAATTACGCGAAAAGAACCTATAGGCATATTAAAAGCATCTCCTAAAATATGTCTCACTAAATGAGGAATTTGTGTTGAAGACACACATACCCATCTACTATCCACATCTTGATATGCATATGCTGTCTGGTTCTCCATTTGGCAGTGCTGCACAATTTGTGTTCTATAGTCATCTTCAAATATATAATCAGCTTCTTTAAAAGCCCTTTCTACATCTCCAATATCTGTTCTTGTATCAGCAATAAGGTTGCCTGTTCCAGCATGAATTTAAGTAGCCCCTTCAGCCATTGCTTCCTCTGGTGTTAGATAAAAAGGAATAACCTCATACTCTACCTTAATCTTTGACACGCCTATTTCAGCAGCCATTTCACTTTCAGCAATAACACCAGCAATTTCATATCCATATAAACGAACCTTCTTTGTTAATATAGAACGATCTAAACAATCACCAGCATCTGGTAAAATACTATGAGGATGACCCGCTGTTGTAAACGGATAATCCGGCACATCGTCTGGTGTTAAAACCTTAATGACACCCGGAACCTTTAAAGCTTCACTTACATCCAGTGATTTTACATACCCATGGGCAATAGTGGCCCTGCAAATCTTCCCGTAGAGCATTTTCTTCTTAGGTAAATCATCAGTATATTCAGCTTTTCCAGTTACCTTTGAGATAGCATCCTAGCGGGGAGAGTTCTTACCAACTACATTAAACTCCATTATGACACTCCCTCTCTATTTTTTGTAAAAATACCATCTATTTAAGCCAATGTCAACCTCTTTTTAACCTTTAGAAAATAGTAACGGTTACATCATTTGTAATCAATTATAGGATTTTATATCAAAAATAAAAGATAAGTCTCTTTCAGTGTTCATAAAAGCTTTTAATATTTTAAATTTCTATTTTTATTTTTTCAATAAATAATTCTCTTTGTTTCGCCTCTTTTTTGTGTTACTACAATGTAACCAAACAATATTACTAATGCCTATATCTGAACAAATACTATTAATTAATCCATTTTCAATTGCACGCTTAGCAAGTTTTTTATCAGTGCTTGATGTAGTAATAATAGTCGTCTTCTTAATATTTGTAAGTAAATCTTGCAAACCCTTTTCTGTAATTTTATAGGCAAAGTCTTTTAACATAACTTTATCAAAAAACCCTTTAAAATTGCAGGCATAGAAAACCACCATATTGGAAAAATAATAATCAATTCATCAGTTATTCTTAGCATTTCCTGATATTTGCCTACTAAAGAATCACTATACTTGCCTTCAGCAAATAAGCCTAACTCTAACTCTGTCATTATCGGATTAAAACCATCTTTATTTAAATCAATAACCTGATAGTCCCTTCCTTTCTGGTCTATACATTCTCTAACAATATCAAAAATTGCTTTGTTAAAACTCCCATGCCAAGGATGGGCAAAAATTAGTGTAGTCATTTTTTCCTCCTTTAAAACATTCATTTTCCATATTCAATCACAGGTCTATTAAAATTCATCTTATTATATGGTTGCTATAGACTCTTTTTATTAATTTATCTAGGTTTTTCCCAAGACTATTCGTAAAACAATAATAACCATTTACAAAGCGTGTATTAAATAGCCCTATAGTAATATTATAAAACATCACTAACCTACTTATCATTGGACAAACAAACAATAAACCAAGAATTACTTTCTTTAAAATTGTAAATGCTTAAGTTTATAAAATACACTTATCTTTTTCCTTTCTTTATGAAATAATAAATCAATTTTGTCTAAAATCATTCACTCCTTTATATATAATAGGTATAATAACATAGAAGTGAACATGAAAGGAGCCTATATATGTATTATGTAGGCATTGATATTGGTTCAACAGCAGCCAAGACCATTGTCATTAAAAATAATGAAATTATTAAAGAAAAGCTTCAACCAACAGGTTGGAATAGCCGAAAAACAGCAGAGGAAATAAAAAGCT contains:
- a CDS encoding LTA synthase family protein, whose product is MSKKMGYVKKTTVNKKGGSIVFKPPRWYSVLPWILYPFLLIFFIEALTRGNIMWAFSFVFGEPFYYLLNVIIVALIGYFLWGIIGNKWISYTILNVVAFFLALVSHIKFAILGTGITLSDIEVFREENLFGQLNSDIMVPFILILIFALIVLYGLIFLMHSFDIGWKKRVSSGVIVGLVFAVFIQLIMSQILLTNGKVLSVETLGTAIYFNDRFYLENGVKPPTQEEVAKVFNGKAKSQEKKSDLQPNVVMIQLSNFWDSTLGTNNDIEDPLTNYRKLISEGQGYAVDITDMGQSNLNGEYEALTGLSVEKYPYRGQIKGIFVKEPIMSLASIFRNNGYESHSIMGIKGTDNKRETFYQNLGFNSFTDLEDLTKKNKDIPITDSLIIKEIGNTINKSSDKPQFIFTHLEGTKSSYTTGTDEDIINEYLEDLKKLDASVKEIFDMVGKTKRRTMIVFYSEKLPVLGKDNKLYETLGYVGAEDSLEKKIKMNKGSAFIWDNYTKGSVEKEQIESIDLTLLPEALMTSGEFNMPNYFHYLNQVRKKENIEAFTPTYLIKDKQIFEKNSDTFNQFSKNFEILNNDILSNKYYIEKESKKWVVEDNSAYL
- a CDS encoding (2Fe-2S)-binding protein, with translation MNKTITCTINGIEQIITIDTKMSLLEMLRNKLELTGAKQGCGVGECGACSVIVNGSVLDSCIYLAIWADGKKITTIEGIQKADGSLSDLQKNFVETGAIQCGFCTPGLVLSATFFLEGNPVPKSGGNTSRIVRKSMSFHRLSESY
- a CDS encoding FAD binding domain-containing protein, with protein sequence MRNAGTIGGNICNGATSADMASTLCVFDAILKLVGPSGERDVSINDFYKGPGQVDLKKGEILKGFVIEEKNYKGYNGRYIKFSQRKAMDIATLGCSVLVKEKEGLIEDLKIAFGVAGPTPLRAKEAENFGKNKKINEENLIAIGEKCLESTNARDSWRASKAFREQLIRALPVRGLEIALGG
- a CDS encoding FAD binding domain-containing protein, which translates into the protein MYQMKSYLEAQTLEEAIAAASEANGQIIAGGTDVLIKSRERKEGYVDKDWVGIMRIPELKAIKRENNGDIFIGATATFKEVDTHIPVVRRHLASLSTACGTVGGPPIEERWNYWW
- a CDS encoding molybdopterin cofactor-binding domain-containing protein encodes the protein MIGVPFEWIIVDKTTDTDIAPFDPGSFASRQTYVTGLAIRKGAKELKVKIKEAIKVFYPKIDPHMIDIVDGNIVYKNSGAIIESLGELALKTYYDIHKGSCLTADVSYTCLTNSYAACATFAEVEVDVGTGKVNIVDIMNVHDAGTIINPLLAEGQVHGGMSMGIAYGLAEELKYDAKTGKPLNNNLLDYKMPTFMDMPDLQCAFVEKNDPISSFGNKALGEPPACGPAPAIRNAVVYAIGVELNSLPIHPQKVVEALKRG
- a CDS encoding molybdopterin cofactor-binding domain-containing protein; the protein is MHAGTGNLIADTRTDIGDVERAFKEADYIFEDDYRTQIVQHCQMENQTAYAYQDVDSRWVCVSSTQIPHLVRHILGDAFNMPIGSFRVIKPFIGGGFGNKQDVVIEPLTVAMSMAVGGRPVMITLTREEVFSWTRTRHAFYCKLKMGVTKEGLINAIETRIISQGGAYASHGHSVTFVGEENIHILYNMENYRAHSTTVYTNTATGGAMRGYGTPQIAFAVGAMTDKIARKLGMDPIEFQLKNVVKECDVAYYNQIEHFTNGLTECIEKGKEAFNWDERKRTLKEKETARVKRGIGLSTVCYGSNTRPGAPGIEIAGCRLILNQDGSIKLMLGATEIGQGSDTVLAQMTGLRLLGYLLSGLLLIKQLTLILRLLILDLLRQGKLM
- a CDS encoding NAD(P)H-dependent oxidoreductase is translated as MTTLIFAHPWHGSFNKAIFDIVRECIDQKGRDYQVIDLNKDGFNPIMTELELGLFAEGKYSDSLVGKYQEMLRITDELIIIFPIWWFSMPAILKGFLIKLC